The Nostoc cf. commune SO-36 genomic sequence CCCGCAGTTATAGCGCCTAAAGTCGAAGCGATCGCCAACACAATCCAAGTTCGCCAATATAGCGTTTGCGGAAATCTGCCAACTAAAAATAAACGTAAGTTAACCTGAATTACCGCCCACTGTGCTTGAGTAGTTGCCCAAGTTAGAATTCCTCGCAGCATCCAAAAAATTAACACTAAACAGACAACAGTTAACAAGCTGTTGTACCAAGTACTGAAGAGGTTTTTACGCAACCACAACAATTTTGGATTTTGGATTTTGGATTTTGGATTGCTTGTCATATTAATTATTTATTCTCCCCATATCTCTATTAGACCAATTTAAAATATGATTACGACAGATGAAAAGCAAAAAGCAATTACCACTTAATCTTTGTCTACGACACCCTACGCAAACACAATCTAAAATCTAAAATCTAAAATCTAAAATCGTATTATCTCTCTTGAATTTGCACGCTGCGATTGAATAAATTCATGACTACAGAGATGGTTAAACTCAGAGTGAGATAGGTGAGCATAATCAGTAATATCACTTCTACGGCTTTCCCTGTTTGGTTAAAGGTGGTGGAGGCGACAAAATAAATATCGGGGTAGCCGATCGCGATCGCTAAACTGGTATTTTTTGTCAAACTTAGATATTGACTCGTCAACGGTGGAATAATTACCCGCAAGGCTTGGGGAAAAACCACCAATCGCATAACTAACCCTGGTTTTAATCCTAGCGATCGCGCTGCTTCCCATTGTCCTTTCGGTACTGATTGAATCCCACCCCGGACAATTTCCGCAATAAACGCACCTGTGTAAAAAGTTAATCCCAACAGCAAAGTCGAAAACTCTGGTGATAGGGTAAACCAAGGAAGTTCTAAACCATTTTGACTAATGCCAACAAAGCCCCAAAGGGATATCTTATTTTCTGTTTTCGGGAAACTAAGAAACACAGCAAAATACCAAAACAGCAATTGCAGCAGTAAAGGCGTATTGCGGAAAACCTCTACATAAACCATTGCAATATTTCGCACCAGCCAGTTGTCAGAAAGTCGGGCAATCCCAGCACTTACCCCGACAATGGTTGTCAGAAAAATTCCGGCGATCGCTACTCGCAAGGAGTTAATTAACCCCACCCACAAAGCATGACTGTAGGCGTCAGTGGGTTTATAGCTAATCACCGTCTCGCCAATATCAAAAGATGCTTGTTGCTTAAGAAAATCAAATCCAAACAGAATACCCAATTGCTGCAAATTGCGCTGGAGATTGCCCCACAGTATTACTACTACAACTGCTGCTAAAAATACAGCAATGAGTTGTAAAGCAATGCGCCAAAAACGAACATCACGCCATATAGACGGTTTTAAATTAGTCATTTATTATTTCTCCCCTTGCCTCCTCTGCCCTCTTCTACCGAAACGGCGGAGAATAAAGCAGTCCGCCTTTGCTCCAGAGTTGATTTTGACCACGAGCTAGATTTAGTTTTGTCTTGGGGCCGAGGTTGCGATCGTAAACTTCGGCATAGTTACCAACGTGCTTAATTATTCTGGCTGCAAAATCGTTGGTTAAGCCGAGTCCTTCGCCAAGGTTGCCTTCGGTTCCTAAAAAGCGCTTAATATCTGGGTCAGTACTAGTAGCAAACTGACCAACATTCTGGGAAGTAATGCCCAACTCTTCAGCTTTTACCAGAGAATAAACCACCCACTTAACAGCGTCTCCCCACCTAATATCTCCTTTAGCAACTGCTGGTGCAAGGGGTTCTGAAGATATAACTTCATTGAGAATCACGTTATCTTCTGGTTTGGGTAAAATTGTCCCACGCGAAACTAATGCTGACCGATCAGCTGTAATACCGTCGCAACGACCTTCTACATAAGTAGCAAAAGTAACGTTAACGTCTTCAAAGACAACGGGTTTGTAAGTGATGCCCCTTTTCCGCATTTGGTCTGCTAAGTTCTGTTCGGTAGTAGTGCCAGTTTGAACACAGATTGCTTTATCCTTCAGGTCTGCTAGGGACTTAATGTTGCTACTTTTGCGAACCATTATGGCTTGGCCGTCATAAAAGACCACGGGTGCAAATTCTAGACCTACAGAGGTATCACGGCTAAGTGTCCAGGTAGTATTGCGGCTGAGAATGTCTACTTCGCCAGTTTGCAAAGCTGTAAACCGCTCTTTGGAATTGAGATTGCGAAATTCTACTGCATCTGGGTTGTCAAATAAAGCTGCGGCGATCGCGCGACAGATATCTACATCAATGCCGCTATACTTACCATCGGTTGCCACAAAGCTGAACCCTGGTACTTCACCACTGACACCGCAAATTAACTGACCACGGCTTTTAATATTATCCCAGCGATTTCTAGTTGCTGGTACTGCTGGATTACTGCCTGGAGTGCCCGATGTACTTGCTGTTTGTCCTGAATTTTCACCACAAGCCGCGATCGCGCATACTAGAGGTGCGATCGCTAGAATTAAAGCTGAGTTACGCATAAACTTCATAACTTACTAGATAATCAATAAAAAATGCATTGCTCACTACAATCATTTAGTGAAAACAATTTGTTGCTTGTAATATAAAACTTTAGCAGCCTATGTGCTATGTTTATCCGCTTTTAAAAGTGCTAGTTTAAGTTTTTTCTTATATTTTTAAAAGCCTTAGATACTTGCATAAATTATCTCAACTTGGCTTCAGCTTTTAACTTTGATTAAAAATCCTGCCACTATACTTGATTTAGTAATACAT encodes the following:
- a CDS encoding amino acid ABC transporter permease, coding for MTNLKPSIWRDVRFWRIALQLIAVFLAAVVVVILWGNLQRNLQQLGILFGFDFLKQQASFDIGETVISYKPTDAYSHALWVGLINSLRVAIAGIFLTTIVGVSAGIARLSDNWLVRNIAMVYVEVFRNTPLLLQLLFWYFAVFLSFPKTENKISLWGFVGISQNGLELPWFTLSPEFSTLLLGLTFYTGAFIAEIVRGGIQSVPKGQWEAARSLGLKPGLVMRLVVFPQALRVIIPPLTSQYLSLTKNTSLAIAIGYPDIYFVASTTFNQTGKAVEVILLIMLTYLTLSLTISVVMNLFNRSVQIQER
- a CDS encoding amino acid ABC transporter substrate-binding protein, whose product is MRNSALILAIAPLVCAIAACGENSGQTASTSGTPGSNPAVPATRNRWDNIKSRGQLICGVSGEVPGFSFVATDGKYSGIDVDICRAIAAALFDNPDAVEFRNLNSKERFTALQTGEVDILSRNTTWTLSRDTSVGLEFAPVVFYDGQAIMVRKSSNIKSLADLKDKAICVQTGTTTEQNLADQMRKRGITYKPVVFEDVNVTFATYVEGRCDGITADRSALVSRGTILPKPEDNVILNEVISSEPLAPAVAKGDIRWGDAVKWVVYSLVKAEELGITSQNVGQFATSTDPDIKRFLGTEGNLGEGLGLTNDFAARIIKHVGNYAEVYDRNLGPKTKLNLARGQNQLWSKGGLLYSPPFR